From Veillonella dispar, one genomic window encodes:
- a CDS encoding DUF979 domain-containing protein, producing the protein MLELLYKMQPLDYVYLLVGIILFIFAIQSFLDKEHKYRIGTGLFWLLYSVSFIFGSYLSKEINGWLVIAMAVIVLVKQLGKGNYFESAIEFKKGEAVRIGNVIFVPALLVGIITFIIGFFTKLGALVGLGIAAIIAMCAALYITKGKLNQGFHEGRRLIDAIGWTAILSQLLAALGYLFNLAGVGKIISSAVASVVPADNVFLVVVAYCIGMVIFTMIMGNAFAAFAMITSAIGIPMLVVAHGANPAAVGAIAMLAGYCGTLMTPMAANFNIVPVALLEMRDQYGVIKAQLPIALIMLVLNILLMYYFI; encoded by the coding sequence ATGTTAGAACTACTCTATAAAATGCAGCCCTTAGATTATGTATATCTTCTTGTAGGGATTATTCTATTTATCTTTGCCATTCAATCATTTTTAGATAAAGAACATAAATATCGCATTGGTACAGGTTTATTCTGGCTCTTGTACAGTGTATCCTTTATCTTTGGCTCTTATCTCTCCAAGGAAATTAATGGTTGGCTCGTAATTGCTATGGCGGTTATCGTGTTGGTAAAACAACTTGGCAAGGGCAATTACTTTGAATCTGCTATCGAATTTAAAAAAGGCGAAGCTGTCCGTATTGGTAATGTTATCTTTGTTCCAGCTTTACTTGTTGGTATTATTACATTTATCATCGGATTCTTTACTAAGTTAGGTGCTCTTGTTGGTCTAGGTATTGCGGCCATCATCGCTATGTGTGCTGCTCTTTACATCACAAAGGGTAAACTTAACCAAGGTTTCCATGAAGGTCGCCGTCTTATCGATGCGATCGGTTGGACTGCTATTTTGTCCCAATTATTGGCGGCTCTCGGCTATCTATTTAATTTGGCTGGCGTTGGTAAAATTATCTCCAGTGCCGTCGCAAGTGTAGTACCAGCTGACAATGTATTCCTCGTTGTTGTAGCATACTGTATCGGTATGGTTATCTTCACCATGATCATGGGTAACGCCTTTGCTGCATTTGCCATGATTACAAGTGCCATCGGTATTCCAATGCTTGTCGTAGCGCATGGTGCTAACCCAGCTGCTGTTGGTGCTATTGCAATGCTTGCTGGCTATTGCGGTACATTGATGACTCCTATGGCGGCCAACTTCAACATCGTACCGGTAGCGCTCCTTGAAATGCGCGATCAATACGGCGTTATTAAAGCACAACTTCCAATTGCATTAATTATGCTCGTATTGAACATCCTATTGATGTATTACTTTATTTAA